AGGTATGGTGTGTTGGTATCGCTAGCGGTCCTCACAACATATTTGCAGTATACGACACCCGCAGGGTTAATATATCTAGCCGTTATACCAGATCGTTTTTTCCtaagatatttattgttattttgttagtaagATCATActtattgtttatataattttttgcaaaccaaataaaaatctttgtttatttgCTGATTGTGAGTTTGGtattatttcacacaaaaaGCCCTTACAAGttgagttttaaataatttaatgtctAGGTTTTTCAATGTGCTAgggattttattaaaaatcctaGGCGCCATACAAATCATACTTTTCGACAGTAGAGCTGTTTTTGCTGTATGCATACATAATCTTGTTTCGTCCCGTCTATTTCTTACAGTTCTGTCTGATAGTCGTGGGAAGAGATCAGGATTGTTTTTTACAAAGAGAGCTAATTCCAGTATATATAGAGACGGTAaggttaatattttatgttttttaaaatatagtacgCAACTatcagtttgtttgtttttgttgtttgaaaacAGCTTCTTTATTGACTGAGTTTCCCCAAAAGATTATTCCATATCTTAACACAGATGCCACTAAGCCATAGTAAGCCGTAAGAAGTGTAGCTGTGTTTACTGTAGGTGCTAGTTTGTAGAGGGCAAATGAGCTGCTGCTAACTCTTCTACACCAACTGTGTAGAAGAGTTGTAACTGTGTAGTTCTGAGTGAGTTTTCCAATTAAGCCTATCTATATATCTATGTGTAAACCAAGAAACTTTGTATCAGCTGTTTTTACTATTTGGTAGTCGTCATATTTGATATCAAATTCTATTTTTGGATGTGTTCGTTGtgaaaaaatcataatttgGGTTTtgctaatgtttattttaagattattattatttaaccaatTTATAATCTGcctaatatatttgtttatttcaatttcgtataattgtgtatttgtGCATGGAATTATAATTGTGCTATCGTCAGCAAAGAGAGTCATGGGTTGATTAATTGCTTTAGGCAAGTCattaatgtaaacaataaataacaacgGAGCTAACACCCCACCTTGGGGCACCCCGTACGTTACTATACGTTCGTTAGATAAGTAGTTTATTTctctttttgtttgtatgtttactttggttattgaCATGATCTGTTTTCTTTTCGTGAGGTAGGATGATATTAGTTAAAGGACGTTACCTCTTGTTCGATGCGCGCTCAAATACGGACGTGCATTAGTAGGCtctgaatattatttactttcggTGTTGCGCGGCCGTAGCCGTTGCACGTGATCATGGCTATGAGTACTCAACTTATAGCTAATGAGCTGTTGGCATTTATTCAAAATGCCATTGACACTATGGACGAGGTCAGCGTGATGCAGATCTGCAAGTCCAATTTCAAAGAAGAGGACATCAGCAGCGGTAAGAGATTGTTATACCAGTCCCTTGGCAAGCTGGACCAGATGCCGTCCCGCAGAAGAGATAGGACGGAGAAGAGCGTGCAAGACATCATCGCTTTGCTGAAGGTAATGGATCCGGACGACGTGCCGACCTTTGTGGCGAAGGAGCTGCATAAACTCCCACCTGTCACATTCGACCACGTCGACGTTACCAGGCTGTTAAAAGACATCACGTTCTTAAAGTCGAGTCTGGCTGAGATGCAGTCGATGCTGGAGGTGTCCAATAACACCATCGGTGAATTGCGTGAGGAGGTGGCGCAGTTACGTGGCGCTGTTTCGTCATGTAAGTCACCCGACACCTCCAACGTCAACACACGTCGCGGGGCGCAAAACGCATCCGTCGGCAATTTGGAAGCGGCGAGTCCTAAGTCGTCGCTAGCTGCCGAAACTGCTTGCGTCGCACCGCGCCCCGCCGCCGGCCTCGTCCCCCCAACAACATCGGTAGTGACACGTGCCGCTACGTCAACACCGACACGTGCCTGCGCGGTAGTTGCCGCCAACCAACCAGCTGGACAACCACCACAGTGGCGACAGAAAGGGGATAAGAAGATCACTATGAGATCAGACGTCAATCCGCATCAGGGTAAAAAGAACGAGGCTACGTGCGAAAAGGATGGCTTCATCAAGGTGGAGAAGAAAAAGAGGAAGCCAGCTCGTCGCAATCAGTGCGGTACTGCACCGACCGGACCGAACCATCTGCTGCGTCCAGCCGTGCCTGCGACGCTGTTGTACGTGTCCCGCCTGCACTACTCAACAAAGGCCGAAAACATTGTAGAGTACGTCCAACTGAAAAGCAATTTCAAACTGAGGGTCGACCAGTTGCAGTCTTGTCACAATGTGAATTTCAACTCATTTGTGGTGAGAGTGCCGACTGAGCATCTGTCGACCTTCATGAAGGAGGAATTTTGGCCGAGAGGTGTTGTGTTCCGGCGGTACAGAGGACGGCTACCCGACACCACGCGTCAGGCGACACCTGGATCACGTGTCACTTAGAAtaagttatatgtattttgtatgtattagtctatttataagttgtattttgtttattgtattactatgggccacagttgcctgaaataaaggaataaataaataaaaaaataaaaaaaataaataccgtagCACTCtaatttctgttttatttctGATGTATTGATTTTGTAAACGTTTTGGGCTCTCTTTGtttgattaatgttttttttttaatagtttggaatagtttaaatacattgttttagaGGCACTCGAGGGTTTTTTTCGATAAGCCCATAAGAGGTCTCTTTTTCTTTTGCTACACTTTTTTATGCCTTTGATATCCATACCACCCTTTTAGCAGCTCTGattgtttgatgttttattgGGAAGAATAGGTCATAGAATAAtctaaatgtattaaagaaTGAATTGCTGGCTTCATTGGGGTCAGATGTGTTATAAATATCAGAGAATGTCaagttttttatacattcattAAATTGTATGATGTTCTATGGTGAATAGTCCCGTTGCTCTTTGCGCCAAAGCTTTAATATGCATGTCTTTTTAAGGGAACATTCTAATATCTGTGCGGTATGGTCAGATAGAGCCAAGTCTACAATCTCAGCTGTGcttttttttctaaagttaTGAGCAAAGTTGTCAATACACGTCTGGCTTAGAAGTCGCGTAGGTTTGTCTAATGCTAAATGtaagttaaaattaagtaataggCATTTAAGTTCAAgagttatattgttatttttcattacGTCAATGTTAAAGTCACCGGCTACAATTATATTCGAgtatttacatttgtttattttagtcaGAACCTTTTCCAATTTCTGTaggaatatatttatttgttgtgatTTTGGTACCCTATATAGGCATATTACAGCTAATTTATAGTCTACTAGTTCAATGGCACAACATTCAAACGTTCCACTAACAGACATATGTGAAATGTCTAGCAGCTCTTTCCATGCATAGCCCTTTTTGACCAGTATGCAAGAACCACCTCTTTTACTATTTGCTCTGCTATAGCAAGCAGCTAAGCAGTAATTTGGGATATTAAGATGGGTTTCTTGACCTAACATCATAAAGTGTTCCGTTATACAGAGTATACCTACTTTTTTCTTCTCATCAGCTAGTGAGGCCAAAGAAACCGAGAGCAAGTCGGCTTTACTTAATAGGCCAGCAATGTTTTGGTGCAATATATATACTTAGATGTTTAGTGACGAAAAAGCGAGTCCTCTTCAGGTGCCTCGCTAGTGTTATTGTCGGGTGAGGTGtgcgtatttttatttattaccgtaTCTCTATTACATGGAGTGGCTATGAAATTGGTTTGGGTGGCTTTATctgacactagctgacccgcgcaacttcgcttgcgtcacataagagagaatggatcagaattttccccgtttttgtaacactttttactgttactctgctcctattggtcgtagcgtgatgatatatagcttaaagccttcctcgataaatgggctatctaacacaaaaataatttttcaaatcggaccagtagttcctgagattagcgcgttcaaacaaacaaacaaacaatcaaacaaacaaacaaactcttcagctttataatattagtatagatagctgacccgcgcaacttcgcttgcgtcacataagagagaatgggtcaaaaatgttccccgtttttgtaacattttttactggtactctgctcctattggtcgtagcatgatgatatatagcctataaccttcctcgataaatgggctatctaacagtgaaagaatttttcaaatcgtaccggtagttcctgagattagcgcgttcaaacaaacaaacaaactcttcagctttataatattaattaagtatagatataatattaagtatagatatttgaCATTTGCAAATTTAGAGCATATTAATCtcatttcataatttaattttttctctCTTAGAGACTTATTAtaaggtactagctgacccgcgcaacttcgcttgcgtcacataagagaatcataatttttcccgtttttgtaacatttttcactggtaatctgctcctattggtcgtagcgtgatgatatatagcctatagccttcctcgataaatgggctatctaacactgaaagaatttttcaaatcggaccagtagtttccgagattagcgcgttcaaacaaacaaactctttagctttataatattagtatagatagtatagattagtatagataaggtaTTTCACTTATGAGGACATTAGTATTTCTGGTTAAGTACAAAAAATTACTAAGACAGATATTAAaaatgacccgcgcaacttcgcttgcgtcacgtaagagagaatgagtcataattttccccgtttttgtaacatttttcgttactactccgctcctaatggtcgtacaaacaaacaaacaaactcttcagctttatgatattattaataattaatataaatataaatatataatataatatataatctatactaatattataaagctgaagagtttgtttgtttgtttgtttgtatagaagtatagatagaAGGAGATCTATCATGCGTACCTCccataacaataacataatccTTTTTTGTCAAGGAACTTATCTGTGTCCGTTCAGTGCTCAGGAAGGACGTCTTGTAGGGTGCTCCCGGCTTCCAAAAGCAAGTTACTTGGTACTTTTCTCTAAGCATGTGTTGCAACGTGTGTTGTATGTGGCGTCCTTGGTCATCAGCGATGacaaaaactttatttcttGTTTCGTTGTACCGTGTGGGCATAGTATTAGAGGTATTTTCCTTAATGTGTGTAGGTTCAGTGTCGTCTTGGGGTTCCTGATTTGCAGTTGAGcattttttagttatttggCTACTGTAAGTTGTTTGCTCCATTTTTGAGGGGCTTTTGTTTATCGGAAATTGATTTGTATCCAGTATTCCGCGATTATCTTGTGTGGTAGTTGTTCTGGAGGGTGTATGATGGTGTCTTTTAGGCTTCCTGGTACTTCTCGGGGTCACGCGGATAATGCTGTCTgatgttacttttttatatgcTTCATTGGTTTTTATGCTTTTTTCAAGATCGTGTTTTTCgctgttaaaattttcaatttcttgATGGGCACTCGCTAATTCTTCAGAGAGTGCCTGTATTTTAGCGTGGAGGTCTAGTAATGTTTGATCATCACATATTGAGGTCACGCTCATCATTGTCGTGTCAAATAGGGAAGTATCTGCAAGTGACTCATCAAGCGAGTTGGACTGCTTATGCATTTTTTTACGTTGCGTAATGTTAACGTCAAGATGCGTAATGTTATTTTCAAGATCCATTACTTATCATCTATTGGCTATTTCCAAAAGTTGCGAGTCTGATCGACATCCGTAGAAAAGTTCAGATATTCctcactagatggcgttgtaatcTTGTAATTTAATGTTGACACATAGAGTTGTCTCTAGTATGTTATTTAATCTGTGACACTTTTACACACTGTTTTATCGACAcactgtttaaaataatagatGTCGCTGTTGTGACTGACAGattattgttttgatgtttattcAAATTTTGATGAACGTTCTGTTTTAGCACTTTTCAATTTTACAAAGACTACACTTCGTTTTTTACACTGTAGATTAGTATTTCACTTAAGTAAGAACTGTTTTCTTTAgactatttatagtttttatgcTGCTTGTCCttcataaatatctttatttttgtttatcacTGTTGATGGTTTAGCGCTTAGATTTTCCACAAAATTTTAAACCTAACGCAAAACTAACACTAATTGTGGTTAATTATcacttttactttgtttttgatcactatttacagttaaaataggtagaaatatatttttaaagaattattataCGGAGAGCACTTGTTTCCcatttgacagctgtcaaaaaacacatttttatttattctttattttatataactcataTAATTAGGTTAAtgtagggttgccatccgtccgggtttccccggatttgtcctagtttagaagGCATCCGaggagcgtccggggaaggtttaatttgtagaccgggttttaaaaaattaataaataaaaaaaaattgggccGCCCGCGAGACACGCACTACgctcgcacaccacgatcaaccgacgaaccaaaTATATTCACCGCTCCTCCACTCCCcccgtcgcggttgctcttaatgttgacatgtccggctttcggactttaaaatccggggttttcacgcgtcttgtccggttttccaaattttagagaCGGCAACCCTAGGTTAATGTGACATGTACGCAGTACTACCTCTTTTTATCTAAACATCTCTTTCCATCCTATGGTTGCctgtaagagattgccttgtgcgataaggccgccgattgtgcattgaaattgtatttagtttaagtttatactgcttttatttatttttatatattcctggtacattgtgtacaataaagagattatattatatacttatataccaatattataaagctgaagagtttgtttgtttgaacgcgctaatctcagtaactactggtccgatttgaaaaattatttcagtgttagttatcccatttattgaggaaggctataggctatatgagTCGTATAGAATCAAAATAGCAATCTGGCATTTTTACACAAATCAAGTTATGTATGTGGTAACACTGTgcctttaaaatagttttatactaTTTAGTCACATGGTATCAAAAACAGCAATATTCCACATAAAAACCAAACTCAAACCCCATGTTAGGATCAAATCCAGCAATCTGCATTCAATGAGTTTCAAAAACAGCCATCTGTTAGTCTCGACCAATCACAGGCGTTCATTTGATAATGACAAGATGGCGTCAATGTTGATGTTGTCATACAGATCTGTGTGcgtaatttcattgttttattattaaaatagtgttaaataattagtttggaagtaaaaaaacaaaacatggaTGTACATCCCACACGTGTAAACAATAGATATGcaagaaaaaagaaaagagaTCCCGAAAAATGGAAAGTTAATGTTGCCAAACGTGCAAGGTAAGTTTATGCCGTTTTTGACCCTaggcacagaataataagtactatagtacagaacacgcactccccgtaacaatttatagaaataacgactcttgctgctaagcaataaagtctaattcagctcgtataagcgctccgtacctaacgacatattcacctaagtattcccgctctcttttaacgcgtaactctgtcactgtctggcgtagagtaacgcgttacctatgacgctagggttgtcggctcgccgcatcgttgctacctgttttggtttgtttacatttttactattttatattcttcatatgtcctaaacctgtgaaccgatttatatcattcaaacggataaaatagttttagtcttagacctttcatttgataccaaattcgttgaaatatctccataaacaaaaagtcacatttgcaagttgctctcgtaattataaagtatcaaattccttaata
The nucleotide sequence above comes from Anticarsia gemmatalis isolate Benzon Research Colony breed Stoneville strain chromosome W, ilAntGemm2 primary, whole genome shotgun sequence. Encoded proteins:
- the LOC142985777 gene encoding uncharacterized protein LOC142985777, translating into MAMSTQLIANELLAFIQNAIDTMDEVSVMQICKSNFKEEDISSGKRLLYQSLGKLDQMPSRRRDRTEKSVQDIIALLKVMDPDDVPTFVAKELHKLPPVTFDHVDVTRLLKDITFLKSSLAEMQSMLEVSNNTIGELREEVAQLRGAVSSCKSPDTSNVNTRRGAQNASVGNLEAASPKSSLAAETACVAPRPAAGLVPPTTSVVTRAATSTPTRACAVVAANQPAGQPPQWRQKGDKKITMRSDVNPHQGKKNEATCEKDGFIKVEKKKRKPARRNQCGTAPTGPNHLLRPAVPATLLYVSRLHYSTKAENIVEYVQLKSNFKLRVDQLQSCHNVNFNSFVVRVPTEHLSTFMKEEFWPRGVVFRRYRGRLPDTTRQATPGSRVT